The sequence AACTATTAAAACATCGGGCGAATCGTTTTTTAGGAGCAAGGTAAAGGATAGCGTAACCGCTATCACTAGAATCAAATGGTCTTTATAGCGTAAAAGGGCTAGGTAGAAATTCCGCATTCAATGGTTATATCAGAACAGACTCGTATTTTTTCACATCTTCAAGGACTTTACCCGTTCCTTTAACAACTGAAAGCAGTGGTTCTTCAGCAATATTCACCGGAACGTTTGTTCGTTCCCTGATTAACTGGTCAATTCCTTTTAGCATACTTCCCCCACCGGTCATGATGATACCTCGATCTAGGATATCTGCCGAAAGTTCTGGAGGGGTACGTTCCAAAGCGCGTTTTACTGCCTCAACAATCGCGTTAATGGGATCCTTGAGGGACTGTCTAACTTCATCAGATGAAACTTCAATTGTTTTTGGAATTCCAGAAACAAGGTCACGGCCTTTGACAGCAATCATTTCATTCTTGATGCGCATCGCAGAACCAACAGCTTTTTTAATAGACTCTGCTGTTGAATGACCAATGTCAAGTTTATGTTCATTGCGGAACCATTGGATAATAGATTCATCCATTTCATCACCTGCGACTCGAATAGTTTCTTTCGTAACAACACCATTTAAGGAAATCACTGCAATCTCTGTCGTCCCACCACCTATATCAACAATTATATTCCCAAACGGTTTTGAAATATCTAGTCCCATACCAATCGCTGCGGCTACTGGTTCTTCAATCAAAAACACTTCACGTGCGTTGGCCCTTTCACCAGAATCACGAACGGCTCTGCGCTCAACTTCAGTAACGCCAGAGGGGACACAAATTACCATCCGTGGACGAGCCAAACGATTCATGTTTATTTTTTTTATAAAACCCTGGATAAGTCCATCTGTCATAGTGAAGTCTGCAATAACGCCATCTCGCAAAGGTCTAATTGTCTCTATTTCTCTATGTGTACGACCCACCATTGCTTTGGCCTCATACCCTACTGCAATAATTTTATCATTGTGTACAGATTTAGCAACAATCGAAGGCTCGTTAATCATAATGCCCTTACCCTTAATATAAATAAGGGTATTGGCAGTACCTAAATCAATGGCGATGTCGCCAGAAATCCAATTCAAGGGATTTGTGAAAGAATTTAAGAAACCCATTTTAATTACTCTTCAATATTTTATGTTCGGATAATAGACCGCAAATCTAAATTAAATAACCCAATGGTTTCATCATATAAAAGAGTGATTTGAATTTATTTTTTTCCTTTTTCACGGCCGGCCTTTGCCAACTTATCCGCTGCATCATTTTTATCTCTATAAATATGACTAAAAGACCAGCTATCTAATTGATGAAATTGGGACATTGCTTCGCGATGAAGTTTTTGCATTCGGGGGTTTTTTACTCTGTATTCACCACTGATTTGTTTCACGACCAATTCGCTGTCAGAATATATTTTTACATTAAGCAACTTTAGTTCGACAAGCCATTTCAAACCTACAATAAGCGCTGTGTATTCCGCTTCATTGTTGGTGGCATCATGAAGGTATTCTGAAAATGAATACACTTCTTCCCCATCTTTAAAAATGACTCCCCCAATTCCGGCAGTTTTCGAATTCAAATCTGCAGCCCCATCAATAAATAAAGTAACTTCACTATTAGAAGTCATTTTATTATAAAGGTTATCCAAAGAATCTTCCACTCGATTTTTTGGCTCAGAAAGGAGAATTTTTAAGGCACTAGTTTCTTGTTGATTTAATTTCATTTTTTCCTAAATATATGGGTTTGTACCATATTGGGCTGGACATTCTTCCCAGTAATAACACCAATTGCAAAGGATGCTTTTTTTCGGATTGAATGCACTGCCATTTTTAATATGATTTCGAATGTTATCAATACGAGTTTTTGTCTGATTTTTTAATTGATCAAGTTGGTAATCATTTCGTGTCGATTCAACTGTTTGATTGTGCTGTAGAAAATGCCAAACTAGCTTTACTGACTTCACATCGTCTCGATCATTTCGTAACGCAATCTGATACAGGGCCAATTGACAATCTTTGTCAGCAGTATATTGAGTTAACATTCGTTTGCCACTTTTATAATCATGAATCTCATAATTTCCTTTACCATCGTGGTCCAATCGATCCATAATACCTTTCATCATATAATCCTTGGAATCATCTACAGAAAATATATATTCAAATTCCGTTCCAATTACCATTTGATCAAATGGACTAAAAGTCCTGTAATACGCAGCAATACACCGCTCACCCAACTCGAAATAAAACTTTGGCTTATTTTCTTTCCTAACAATGGCAATACGGTTATGCCAATTTTCTTCCCATACTTGATGGTACTTTTCAATTACACCATCAAGAAAAGGGAGTCGGCTAGCCATCACTTCATTATATAAATATTCCAGTGCTTCGTGGACGCGTATGCCCATAAAAGCTTCAATTCCCTCGTCGTCCTTATAGTTTTTATCTATATAGCGATAGCGAAATTGAGCCGGACATTTTTTATATGTTTCGAGACTGCTGTATGAAAATCGTTCAATCATTAATTGATCATTAAAGAATTATGTTAAAAGTTACGGTTTGCTTACAGTCTAAATCTATCGGAGATCAGGATTAAGCAATATTTTCTGCTAATTTTGAACAAATGAAATCACCCATTTCAATTGTGCCCATGCTTCCACCAAGATCTCGCGTAACCCATCCTGCATTTATAGCCTTCTCTATGGCTAACTCACTCCCTACACCATCCCCGAGGATGAGGAGTATTTTCACCAGGATCTTCCGCGGAAGAATGGTGTGGACAGGCGGTAATCGCCGAATCCATTTTCATCTATAAAATCAAAATATTTGTTAATTCTATAATAATGCCATCGTTGTGAGTATATACGACTTAGAGGGTCATTGTATATTTCCAAATCATCTGGTGGTCCAAATAATATATAGATCATTCCCATATCCGTTTTCCATCCGGGCATATAAGATTTAAAATTTACATTTGAATAATAAACTCGAGAAAAATATTCATTCATCACCTCGTTGTCAGGCGTTTCCGGCGTTGGATCACGACCGCTCCAATATTCAATGAATAGAGCTTCCTTATCTGTGTTTTTAGCTTTACTCAGTTTTTTCCATTCATCATCATGAAGAATGTAGCGCATATTTTCTACTGCTTGGGCAATGTCATTAATGGAAGATGAAATACCAGATCTATTCACAGATAGGATGACCGATTCTTTCCTTTTCGCATTACCTTGTATTAATACAATATCAACTTTTTTTCGCAATCCTTGTTTGGCCACTTCCTCAGGAATAATAATTCTTTGATGAAAAAACGATTCTTCCGATTTTGATTGAAATGACTTCTTCCATATTTCCTTCTTTTTGGAATTGGTAACCAAGACTTCAAGGATATATGGTCCGGGTTTAATTTTGCCCGAAACGAATACAGATGTGCGGGTTACTTTTTCTCCAATCAAATTTTGGAACATTGGGATCTCATTCTCATTCAAGCCCCACTTCCCCGATAAATAATCCACAAAAAATGGATTATACAAAGCTAAGTCACCTTTATGTTCAGAATACTTTAATTCTTTATCCCTTACGCCACTGTCATTAGAATCTTTATCTAAGACTTCTGCCGAAATGATGTAATCGCCCGCAGGAACTTTAAATTCGTGGTGATGAATGGTCATCGTTTTCTTAGATGTCGATTCGAGATAATCATCTGTAACTAATGTATTTGACCAATTTTTCCGACCAACCTGTTTGCCCTTTTTTCTCTTCAGGGATATAGTTGTTTCATACTCTGCTTCAAACCCATTTGTTGTTTTAACGAATTGCAAAACGTGATTAGGTATTGAAACATATGACAATACTCGGATTGAATCGGAGTTTTCATCAGCTACGCTAAATACAGTAAATCCATATTGGCGTATAATTTCTCGGTTGCGGCTATTGTTTGGCCTCCTCTGGGCAATGATAAGATTGCTCAAGGCAAGACTGATCAGGATGATTGATTTATAATAATGTTTCATTTGTATCGATACGAAATAAGTCCTTCGGTAGTTCCCAGCCAAATTTTTCTGTCCCTAATATACAAGTCGTTTACCTGACCAATAAATGAAAAATTGAAAATATCCATGAGGTTCTTTTTCATATCATATTGCACCAAACCATTTGAGGTTGCCATGAAAACGATATTTTTATGAATTGCCATTGCTCTTATTTCTAATCCGCCAAATATTGATGGATCTACCGCGTTAGACCATTGACGATCCCGAAAATTAAATGATAAAACACCTGTTCGATTAGCCACAAGTATTTGATTTTTATCATGGACAATAGCGGTAAAATCCGTGAATTTTAAAGGGAAAAGGACCTCATCATTCTTATAGCCGTAGGATTTATAATCGCGAATGACATCTTTATTAATATCATATAGGAATAAACCAATTTCAGTGCCGATCCAAACCTGATCATTTGCGAATGCCAAATCATAGATGAATATGTTTCTGAAATATTTTTCAACTTTGGAAGATATGGTTTTTTTATCATCCATCTTAATGATGGAAATACCATTTGGACTTCCAATCCAGACATGGTCCCCAACCTTTACCATAGACACGGCCAACGATTTTCTTCCACCTATTTGTATATTAAATGTACGCCAATAATCCTTTTTTTTATTATAGACTAAAAGTGCATCTTCTCCTCCAAACCAAATTTCCTTTTTCATTTCTAAAATTGAAAAAATGGATGATTCATCCAAATTAATCATTTCTCGAAATAAATATTGATCGGCAATATTCCTATCATAATCAAAATAGGTAATACCCGATTGCAAATGGCCCAATCGCCCGCCTAACCAAAAGGAATCTTTACCTTCTATGACTTGAATATCATTTCCAGTAAGACCAAATTTGAAGGGTGTAAATGACTTCATTGTAGCATCACCACGGAAAAATGTACCATCTTCTGTACCCATCCATATCCCATGAAGTGGGTGCTCCAAAATTGTCGTAATATTCATTTTATATCCATCAGGATGTATTAATGATTGTAAGTCAGTCATCCACCCATCCATTAACGAGAAATCAATCAACAGATTGGATAAGTCCGTACTGAATCGTAAAAGCCCTGAACTCCATTTTACAGTCTCGTCTGGGTTTGGCATAGCACCAACTTGGACACCAGTTATAGGATCAATTCGATGAACCAAGCTTCCTGTTTTCAGCCATATATAATTATCTGATTCTCCTATTCTTTCAACATACTGCCCGCCAAAAAGACCTAATTGGTGGTTATCCATGTACCGCCAGTTTCCTTCTTCATCAAAGCTATACTCAACTCCGTATGGAGTAGCAACCCACAATACACCATTTGAAGCACGATGGACAGCTGTAGTTGTATTACTACGCAATCCTTGAGCGCGGGTGATGGGCTCCTCAAAACGTTCTGAAAATATATTAAATCTTAAAACACCCCCGTATTGGGTACCTATGTAGGCATATCGATCCCCGAAAGTGATAGAATTAACCTTACCAGTATAGCGATACTGAACCCAATCAAATGGGTGGAATCTCAGATTTGGCTGAGCAAATATGTTGCCGAATAGCAATAGGAATATAATGATGGTACGAATCATGAAAATTGAGATTGAATGATATAGAATATAGGGAAAGAAAAGGGTGAATTAAATGCTGTTATGGTGATCTAGCATTTCATTCAAAAGGTC is a genomic window of Candidatus Neomarinimicrobiota bacterium containing:
- a CDS encoding rod shape-determining protein yields the protein MGFLNSFTNPLNWISGDIAIDLGTANTLIYIKGKGIMINEPSIVAKSVHNDKIIAVGYEAKAMVGRTHREIETIRPLRDGVIADFTMTDGLIQGFIKKINMNRLARPRMVICVPSGVTEVERRAVRDSGERANAREVFLIEEPVAAAIGMGLDISKPFGNIIVDIGGGTTEIAVISLNGVVTKETIRVAGDEMDESIIQWFRNEHKLDIGHSTAESIKKAVGSAMRIKNEMIAVKGRDLVSGIPKTIEVSSDEVRQSLKDPINAIVEAVKRALERTPPELSADILDRGIIMTGGGSMLKGIDQLIRERTNVPVNIAEEPLLSVVKGTGKVLEDVKKYESVLI
- a CDS encoding ribonuclease HI family protein is translated as MKLNQQETSALKILLSEPKNRVEDSLDNLYNKMTSNSEVTLFIDGAADLNSKTAGIGGVIFKDGEEVYSFSEYLHDATNNEAEYTALIVGLKWLVELKLLNVKIYSDSELVVKQISGEYRVKNPRMQKLHREAMSQFHQLDSWSFSHIYRDKNDAADKLAKAGREKGKK
- a CDS encoding PD-(D/E)XK nuclease family protein; this translates as MIERFSYSSLETYKKCPAQFRYRYIDKNYKDDEGIEAFMGIRVHEALEYLYNEVMASRLPFLDGVIEKYHQVWEENWHNRIAIVRKENKPKFYFELGERCIAAYYRTFSPFDQMVIGTEFEYIFSVDDSKDYMMKGIMDRLDHDGKGNYEIHDYKSGKRMLTQYTADKDCQLALYQIALRNDRDDVKSVKLVWHFLQHNQTVESTRNDYQLDQLKNQTKTRIDNIRNHIKNGSAFNPKKSILCNWCYYWEECPAQYGTNPYI
- a CDS encoding GWxTD domain-containing protein — encoded protein: MKHYYKSIILISLALSNLIIAQRRPNNSRNREIIRQYGFTVFSVADENSDSIRVLSYVSIPNHVLQFVKTTNGFEAEYETTISLKRKKGKQVGRKNWSNTLVTDDYLESTSKKTMTIHHHEFKVPAGDYIISAEVLDKDSNDSGVRDKELKYSEHKGDLALYNPFFVDYLSGKWGLNENEIPMFQNLIGEKVTRTSVFVSGKIKPGPYILEVLVTNSKKKEIWKKSFQSKSEESFFHQRIIIPEEVAKQGLRKKVDIVLIQGNAKRKESVILSVNRSGISSSINDIAQAVENMRYILHDDEWKKLSKAKNTDKEALFIEYWSGRDPTPETPDNEVMNEYFSRVYYSNVNFKSYMPGWKTDMGMIYILFGPPDDLEIYNDPLSRIYSQRWHYYRINKYFDFIDENGFGDYRLSTPFFRGRSW